The DNA region AAAACCATGGGCCAGAATATCTTTACACATAGCAATGAATGTCATGTCCGCTTTACTCAGAATGATTCACCTCATTATATTAGGATAGGAAAAGACTTGGCCCGAACCAAGTCCCGCAGGATGCCGGCAATTCACCGGCAACGGCAGGGCTGTCCACTGGGTTAGGGCAGCGCTGTCCGGCAAAGGGTACTCAACAATTTGCCGGCAGCTCTTACCTAAATTCTACACTATAACCCCTGCTCTGTCTGTATTATTTTGACAGTATTCTGCTTGTTCTCCGTTACAGGCACTTATGCACCGCCTATTGCGGTGAGACAGCCCCTGTTTTTGTCATTTCCCGGGAAATAACGTCAAAAGCCTGACTGGCAAGTTCCAGCAAACGACGGTAATCTTCCTTTAAATACAGATATCCCAGCAAAGCCTCAAAGCCGGTACTGTAGCGGTATTCGGCAACCGTCGCGCTCTTGGGAACGCTGGACTTGGCGTTGCGGCCCCGCTTGACCACAGCAATTTCCTTCTCAGACAAAGTGGACTCCAGCGCTTTATAGGCGCGGGCCTGCATAACCGCCGACACCATTTTGGCATC from Propionispora hippei DSM 15287 includes:
- a CDS encoding Mini-ribonuclease 3, with protein sequence MRFDHYQYLMANMFKQQSEETGAFPVNYTDIPVHRLPPLVLAYVGDAYFTLYVRTRLLSYEQNKVRVLHDCDAKMVSAVMQARAYKALESTLSEKEIAVVKRGRNAKSSVPKSATVAEYRYSTGFEALLGYLYLKEDYRRLLELASQAFDVISREMTKTGAVSPQ